In the genome of Aridibaculum aurantiacum, one region contains:
- a CDS encoding YtxH domain-containing protein — translation MNSGSKVLLGVLAGAATGAILGVLFAPERGMETRRKLGEGSRDTLSGLKERFSDFVDGLADKYDHVREGASDLVEKGRHMATNVMGDGAASGSNGGGSASTGRSTGTSGTSGSTSGAAGSTSGTTGNLGTSTM, via the coding sequence ATGAACTCAGGATCAAAAGTATTATTAGGTGTATTAGCTGGCGCAGCTACAGGTGCTATTTTAGGTGTTTTGTTTGCTCCCGAAAGAGGAATGGAAACACGCAGAAAACTTGGCGAAGGAAGCCGCGATACTTTAAGCGGACTAAAAGAAAGGTTTTCTGATTTTGTAGATGGCCTTGCTGATAAATATGATCATGTACGTGAAGGGGCTTCCGACTTGGTAGAAAAAGGAAGACACATGGCTACCAACGTAATGGGCGATGGTGCTGCCAGCGGTAGCAACGGCGGTGGCAGTGCTAGCACAGGAAGAAGCACCGGTACTTCAGGCACTTCCGGAAGCACGTCAGGAGCAGCAGGAAGTACTTCAGGTACAACTGGCAACTTAGGCACTAGCACTATGTAG
- a CDS encoding DUF4142 domain-containing protein, with the protein MINRLTKILLLAIVVFSSCQNVQQEEAQVVKLSGNDAELLINTYSNLLLTVKMAEEAVNRSALPGTRQLAITIRNDHQAMLDKLEDVANKHKADLPLDLTPQQLKQWQALVREKGIAFDKAYAAIVQENHDNNLVVLKSIMSKAENPSLQNVAKEINATAINHLQQGEELQELIENRRSRDTIMEITAVSFKQ; encoded by the coding sequence ATGATCAATAGGCTTACAAAAATTTTATTGCTTGCTATAGTGGTATTTTCTTCTTGCCAAAATGTGCAGCAGGAGGAAGCGCAGGTAGTGAAGCTTTCCGGGAACGACGCGGAGTTATTAATAAACACTTACTCGAACTTATTGCTAACAGTGAAGATGGCCGAAGAAGCAGTTAACAGGAGTGCTTTACCAGGCACTCGTCAACTGGCAATAACCATCAGGAATGACCACCAGGCGATGCTAGACAAATTGGAGGACGTTGCCAATAAACATAAAGCTGACCTGCCGCTGGATCTTACGCCTCAGCAATTGAAGCAATGGCAGGCACTTGTAAGAGAAAAAGGAATTGCTTTTGATAAAGCTTATGCTGCCATTGTGCAGGAAAATCATGATAATAACCTAGTGGTACTAAAATCAATCATGAGTAAAGCAGAAAATCCTTCACTTCAGAATGTAGCAAAAGAAATAAATGCAACTGCTATCAATCATTTACAACAAGGTGAAGAGCTGCAGGAACTAATTGAAAACAGGAGAAGCCGAGATACCATAATGGAAATAACAGCGGTTTCTTTTAAACAATAA
- a CDS encoding phage holin family protein, translating into MSKQPTLTLIESLFSQSKDYIENRIELLKLKAVDKSASVFSAVVSGVIFFVVFFIFFVILNIGLALLIGDLVGKSYLGFLLLAAFYLIIGLVLFAGRNTWMKSTFTGMIIKKFL; encoded by the coding sequence ATGAGCAAACAACCTACTTTAACTTTAATAGAGTCCCTTTTTAGCCAGTCGAAGGATTATATAGAGAACCGGATAGAACTACTGAAATTGAAAGCGGTTGATAAATCAGCCTCTGTATTTTCAGCCGTTGTATCAGGAGTTATATTCTTTGTAGTATTCTTTATCTTTTTTGTGATACTTAATATTGGGCTGGCGCTGTTAATTGGTGACTTAGTGGGTAAATCCTACCTAGGCTTTTTGCTCCTGGCGGCTTTCTACCTGATCATCGGGCTTGTTTTATTTGCAGGCCGCAACACGTGGATGAAATCGACTTTTACCGGAATGATCATCAAAAAATTCTTATAA
- a CDS encoding SemiSWEET transporter: protein MNTTSIVGIIAGILTSCSLLPQLIKIIKDKRVEDLSLGMFITLVTGIGLWIVYGILRDDMPIMVTNGFAFTLNIAILFFHFKYKRKPAVSK, encoded by the coding sequence TTGAATACTACCAGTATTGTTGGAATTATTGCAGGCATCCTTACTTCTTGCTCTCTGCTTCCGCAATTGATTAAGATCATAAAAGATAAACGGGTGGAAGACCTTTCGCTAGGAATGTTTATTACGTTGGTAACGGGAATAGGCTTATGGATAGTGTATGGCATCCTGCGGGATGATATGCCCATAATGGTAACTAATGGGTTTGCTTTTACCCTTAATATAGCTATTCTGTTTTTTCATTTTAAATATAAGCGTAAACCAGCTGTTAGCAAGTAG